GCGTCGTGCCGGGAACGCGCACGGCGTAGCCGACGTCGCCGCGACGTTCGAGCCGCGCGGCGACGCGGACCGGCGAACGATCGCCGCGTTCGTCGGCCGCCCAGCCGTCGATGACCGGGGCGCGCAGCACCCGGCGGCGCAGCCGTCCCGTGACGAACTTCTCGTTCAACCCCACCGTGTGTATCGTACACGCCATGCGGATTCGCTACGACATCGCGGTGCCGCGGCCGTCGTCCCACGTCGCGGACGTCGCGGTGACCGTGTCCGAGGTGCGGGCGGCGAGCGTGGACCTCGCGATGGCGGCGTGGTCGCCCGGCTCGTACCTGATCCGAGACTACGCCCGCCACGTGATGGACGTGACCGCGGGCGGCGCGCGCATCGACAAGGTCGACAAGCAGACCTGGCGAGTCGAAGTCGGCGACGCCGGCGAGGTGACGGTTCGCTACCGCGTGTACGCGCACGAACTCACCGTGCGCACCAACCACATCGACGCGACGCACGCGTTCTTGCACGGCCCCGCCACGTTTCTGTACTGCCCGGACGCGATGGGCGCGGTCGACGGGCCGATCGAGGTGCACGTATCGCCGCCGGCCGGCTGGCGGGTGCACACGGGGCTCGCCGGCGGCCCGGTGCGGTTCGCGGCGGCCGACGTCGACGAGCTGCTCGACTGCCCGATCCACATGTCGGCCGCCGATCCGATCGCGTTCGAGGCGGCCGGCGCGCCGGCCGAGCTGGTCCTGTGGGGCGAGCCGCGCCGCGGCGTCGCGACGATCGACGACCTGGTGGCGGACCTGTCCCGCGTGATGGCGGCGCACGCGGAGCGGTTCGGCGGCGTGCCGTACGACCGCTACCTGTTCTTGCTGATGCTGTCGCCGGGCGGCTACGGCGGCTTGGAGCACCGCAACTCCTCCGCCAACCTGAACACCCCGTTCGCGCTCGAGACGCGCGACGGCTACGAGGCGCTGTTGGAACTGCTGTCGCACGAGTACTTTCACGTGTGGAACGGCAAGCGCATCCGGCCGGCCGCGCTGGGCCCGTTCGACTACAGCCGCGAGGCCTACACCCGAGCCCTGTGGGTGCAAGAGGGGATCACCAGCTACTACGACCGCCACACGCTGTGCGCCGCGGGCGTGCAGGCGCCGGAGCGGTATCTGAAGAAGCTGGCGGA
This DNA window, taken from Deltaproteobacteria bacterium, encodes the following:
- a CDS encoding M61 family peptidase, which produces MTGARSTRRRSRPVTNFSFNPTVCIVHAMRIRYDIAVPRPSSHVADVAVTVSEVRAASVDLAMAAWSPGSYLIRDYARHVMDVTAGGARIDKVDKQTWRVEVGDAGEVTVRYRVYAHELTVRTNHIDATHAFLHGPATFLYCPDAMGAVDGPIEVHVSPPAGWRVHTGLAGGPVRFAAADVDELLDCPIHMSAADPIAFEAAGAPAELVLWGEPRRGVATIDDLVADLSRVMAAHAERFGGVPYDRYLFLLMLSPGGYGGLEHRNSSANLNTPFALETRDGYEALLELLSHEYFHVWNGKRIRPAALGPFDYSREAYTRALWVQEGITSYYDRHTLCAAGVQAPERYLKKLAEEWGKLQRVPGRRRQSLEQASFDAWIKLYKPDESTVNTTVSYYLKGGLVALCLDAAIRDATGGARTLADAVRRLWERYGRAPRGYADADVQAEFEAAVGAPLAEPFDRWIRGTEDPDLAAALAAAGLELRASFDPEPAAGGPPAWLGVALKSDAAVTAVLDGGPAAAAGVAAGDELVAIDGYRVRSDADVRARLAPARPGDRVRLAAFRRDQLVDLAVELGAAPPNRFEIASVATPTEAQRERFRAWLGQPLPADGVRAAATIAGWC